The following proteins are co-located in the Fluviicola sp. genome:
- a CDS encoding HAD-IIIA family hydrolase yields the protein MKNWHVDRSWTLFLDRDGVINVRLMGDYVKTREEFELLPGVARAVSKANTLFSHVFVVTNQQGIGKGVMTERNLSEIHSYCSELLEVENGHIDQYYFAPNLASENSTLRKPNSGMALLAQSEFPAVDFRKSIMVGDSDSDIEFGRKLGMKTVFIRHTGAEEHPAADLTCDSLESFINLMTDEI from the coding sequence ATGAAAAACTGGCATGTTGACCGCTCCTGGACACTTTTCCTGGACCGTGACGGCGTAATCAATGTAAGGCTGATGGGTGATTATGTCAAAACCCGGGAAGAATTCGAATTGCTTCCGGGGGTTGCCAGGGCTGTTTCCAAAGCAAACACCCTTTTTTCACACGTTTTCGTAGTAACCAATCAGCAGGGAATCGGAAAGGGAGTCATGACCGAGCGTAACCTTTCGGAGATTCACAGTTATTGTAGTGAATTACTCGAAGTTGAAAACGGACACATAGATCAGTATTATTTTGCCCCGAATTTAGCTTCAGAAAATTCAACTTTGAGAAAACCGAATTCAGGAATGGCGCTTTTAGCCCAATCGGAATTTCCGGCAGTTGATTTCCGGAAATCGATCATGGTGGGCGATTCAGACTCAGACATTGAATTTGGCAGGAAACTTGGAATGAAAACGGTGTTCATCAGGCACACAGGTGCTGAGGAACATCCAGCAGCTGATTTAACTTGTGATTCGCTGGAATCATTTATAAACTTAATGACCGATGAGATTTAG
- a CDS encoding toxin-antitoxin system YwqK family antitoxin produces the protein MRFRILFTALCFIAPLSWGQTVNQKDTQGRKQGPWQKTYPKSRAFEYKGQFKDDKPVGTFYYYYASTKKKAIVVHDEKTGRSTSVMYHENGVLMAKGIFKNQEKDSIWEYYGPSGKLSTKETYSNGKLNGNQTIYYVMEDPSDKRILPAKVTPYKMGVIHGDVIEYFDTGIIKSKVTYVNGKKEGIAITNHPNGKVMITERFKGGIQHGWQSAHDQTGKETGKQYYRYGKRIEGKELDSYLKQCKAKGINPNG, from the coding sequence ATGAGATTTAGAATTCTTTTTACCGCATTGTGTTTTATTGCTCCCTTGAGCTGGGGCCAGACTGTTAATCAAAAAGATACACAGGGAAGAAAACAGGGCCCCTGGCAGAAAACTTATCCCAAATCGCGTGCTTTTGAATATAAGGGCCAGTTTAAAGACGATAAGCCCGTAGGAACATTCTATTATTATTATGCGTCTACCAAGAAAAAAGCCATTGTCGTACATGATGAAAAAACAGGACGTTCTACTTCGGTCATGTACCACGAGAACGGTGTTTTGATGGCGAAGGGAATTTTCAAAAACCAGGAAAAAGACAGCATTTGGGAATATTACGGACCTTCGGGGAAATTAAGCACGAAAGAAACGTATTCAAATGGAAAACTGAACGGGAACCAGACGATTTATTATGTAATGGAAGATCCGAGTGACAAGCGTATTCTACCTGCTAAGGTAACTCCTTATAAAATGGGAGTGATCCACGGTGATGTGATCGAATACTTCGACACCGGAATTATTAAGAGCAAAGTGACGTATGTCAACGGGAAGAAAGAGGGAATAGCAATTACCAATCACCCGAACGGAAAAGTGATGATCACGGAACGCTTTAAAGGAGGAATTCAGCATGGCTGGCAATCTGCGCACGACCAAACCGGGAAAGAAACCGGGAAACAGTATTACCGTTACGGGAAACGGATTGAGGGTAAGGAACTTGACTCTTATCTGAAGCAGTGTAAGGCAAAAGGAATCAATCCGAACGGTTAA
- a CDS encoding glycosyltransferase family 2 protein: MENQLEISIVVPLFNEVESLPELHAWIKRVLNDHKLTYEVIFVDDGSKDGSWKVIESLKLIDSNVRGIKFQRNYGKSAALHTGFQAALGKVVVTMDADLQDSPDELPELHRMITEEDYDVVSGWKKKRYDPVTKTVPTKLYNWAARRMTGIHLHDFNCGLKAYKNAVVKSIELYGDMHRYIPPLAKFAGFNKIGEKVVIHQARKYGTTKFGLNRFLNGPLDLMTVVFMGKFGKKPMHFFGAMGSLLFIVGFGIAAYLAIDKLFVHSTAIKLAERTEFFVGLTAMIMGVQFFLAGFLAELIGRNSSTRNHYLVETEI; this comes from the coding sequence TTGGAAAATCAACTTGAAATCTCAATAGTCGTTCCTTTATTCAATGAAGTAGAGTCTTTACCGGAACTGCATGCCTGGATCAAGCGGGTATTGAACGATCATAAGCTTACTTACGAAGTCATCTTTGTGGACGACGGAAGTAAGGATGGTTCCTGGAAAGTTATTGAATCGTTGAAGTTAATCGATTCGAATGTCCGGGGAATAAAATTCCAGCGCAATTATGGAAAATCAGCCGCACTGCATACCGGTTTTCAGGCTGCGTTGGGAAAAGTGGTGGTTACCATGGATGCAGATTTGCAGGATTCTCCCGATGAACTGCCGGAATTGCACCGGATGATTACCGAAGAAGATTACGACGTGGTTTCCGGATGGAAGAAAAAACGTTACGACCCGGTTACGAAAACCGTTCCTACGAAACTTTACAACTGGGCGGCGCGCAGGATGACCGGGATTCATTTACACGATTTCAATTGCGGACTGAAAGCCTATAAAAATGCGGTGGTAAAAAGTATCGAACTATACGGCGATATGCACCGGTATATTCCGCCGCTGGCGAAGTTTGCCGGATTCAATAAAATAGGTGAGAAGGTGGTGATTCACCAGGCACGTAAATACGGAACCACTAAATTCGGGCTGAACCGTTTCCTGAACGGTCCGCTGGATTTGATGACCGTTGTCTTTATGGGGAAATTCGGGAAGAAACCGATGCATTTTTTCGGCGCAATGGGATCTTTATTGTTCATTGTCGGTTTTGGAATTGCGGCTTACCTGGCCATTGATAAGTTGTTTGTGCATTCAACGGCCATTAAGCTGGCGGAACGCACGGAATTCTTCGTGGGGCTTACAGCGATGATCATGGGAGTTCAATTCTTTTTGGCAGGATTCCTTGCGGAGTTGATAGGCCGTAATTCTTCCACCCGAAATCATTACCTGGTAGAAACTGAAATCTGA